In Paramormyrops kingsleyae isolate MSU_618 chromosome 5, PKINGS_0.4, whole genome shotgun sequence, one DNA window encodes the following:
- the LOC111856114 gene encoding uncharacterized protein: MQGGTEDTHFQLKQSSLSGALIISHQHLQRGSGVRMTQNGSQRTQEAELYPCQELGLGQTQPLPQVGPRQRPLEAVQECSVGQPCTHFVQSVDSEEEAAKLEEEPYPQQQIIVEVNLNNQTLSVCKGDKLATPTGPPSQDRVSVVEADWVNPVDEEQQSKRRYRRRWTAKDLKTSRAWEADMSHPTRGSQRAISITRSFSMTLGQQKAGEQLERMQLSPQEPQRALFMPTPTNSSKCPRTLSTSRSEQKYGSIVHQHMHVCNKCNKKFMLDSELALHQHTDCEKNIQCTSCSRSFKKLWVLHRHLMAMHSLPEKKFTCKLCDKKFYTLTHVRKHMVAHTEDMPFTCEMCGKSFKRRMSLKVHALLHSGEKPFPCQNCDKRFQYKYQLRSHMSVHVGHKQFKCHCGKDFNMKQYFDEHVKTHTGEKPFICDFCGKSFTSRPNMKRHQRTHTGEKPYPCEVCGQRFRFSNMLKAHKQKCFPLSGSVTDVLASGCEAPPSPSHPSPTGTVSSSSSWTPNPQSSEWDTSCTLPLSPPCVVPPSSASTIFKTEPPIQLGYDGITLLQKNTSAGQKHC; this comes from the exons atgcagg GGGGCACAGAGGATACACATTTTCAGCTGAAGCAGTCTTCTCTCTCTGGTGCTCTTATAATATCTCATCAACACCTGCAGAGAGGGTCTGGGGTGAGGATGACTCAGAATGGCAGCCAGAGAACACAGGAAGCTGAGTTGTACCCTTGCCAGGAGCTGGGTTTGGGACAGACGCAGCCTCTGCCCCAGGTGGGCCCTCGGCAGCGCCCTCTAGAGGCTGTGCAGGAGTGCAGTGTGGGTCAGCCTTGTACTCACTTCGTGCAATCAGTGGATTCGGAGGAGGAAGCTGCCAAGCTGGAGGAAGAGCCCTACCCACAGCAACAAATAATTGTGGAGGTGAATCTCAACAATCAGACTCTCAGTGTCTGCAAGGGGGACAAGTTGGCTACCCCCACCGGGCCTCCTTCCCAGGACCGTGTCTCTGTGGTAGAGGCAGATTGGGTGAACCCTGTGGATGAGGAGCAGCAGAGCAAAAGGAGATATCGCAGGAGATGGACAGCAAAGGACTTAAAGACCAGCAGAGCTTGGGAGGCTGATATGTCACACCCCACAAGGGGGAGCCAGAGGGCTATTAGTATTACACGTTCCTTCTCAATGACGCTTGGCCAGCAGAAAGCTGGGGAGCAGCTTGAACGGATGCAGCTGTCACCCCAAGAACCCCAGAGGGCGCTGTTCATGCCAACACCCACCAACTCCAGCAAGTGCCCCCGCACCTTGAGCACCTCCAGGTCTGAGCAGAAGTATGGGAGCATCGTGCACCAGCACATGCATGTCTGCAACAAATGCAATAAGAAGTTTATGCTGGATAGCGAGCTGGCCCTGCACCAGCACACAGATTGTGAGAAGAACATCCAG TGCACGTCATGCAGCAGGTCTTTCAAGAAGCTCTGGGTGTTGCACAGGCACCTAATGGCCATGCACAGCCTTCCGGAGAAGAAGTTCACATGCAAGCTATGTGACAAGAAGTTCTACACACTGACGCATGTTCGCAAACATATGGTCG CTCACACAGAAGACATGCCCTTCACCTGTGAGATGTGTGGCAAATCCTTCAAGCGCCGCATGTCCCTGAAGGTTCATGCCCTTCTGCACTCTGGGGAGAAGCCCTTCCCGTGTCAG AACTGTGACAAGAGGTTCCAGTACAAATACCAGCTACGGTCCCACATGAGTGTCCACGTTGGACACAAGCAGTTCAAGTGCCATTGCGGCAAGGACTTCAACATGAAGCAGTACTTCGATGAACATGTGAAGACCCACACAG GAGAAAAGCCTTTCATCTGTGATTTCTGCGGGAAGAGTTTCACCAGCCGGCCCAACATGAAGCGGCACCAGCGGACCCACACGGGCGAGAAGCCGTACCCCTGCGAGGTGTGTGGCCAGCGGTTCCGCTTCTCCAACATGCTGAAGGCCCACAAACAGAAGTGCTTCCCGCTCTCTGGTTCTGTCACTGACGTGCTGGCCAGTGGCTGTGAGGCCCCCCCTTCACCATCCCACCCCAGCCCTACTGGCACTGTGTCTTCCTCCTCGTCTTGGACCCCCAACCCTCAGTCCAGTGAGTGGGACACTTCCTGCACCCTCCCACTGTCTCCTCCCTGCGTGGTCCCACCTTCCAGTGCCTCCACAATCTTTAAAACTGAGCCCCCCATCCAACTAGGGTATGACGGCATTACACTGCTTCAGAAGAACACATCTGCAGGCCAGAAGCACTGCTGA